One part of the Bdellovibrio bacteriovorus genome encodes these proteins:
- a CDS encoding DNA topoisomerase VI, whose amino-acid sequence MAKLLSIRDLKIDIPKEARILADKMLKDLESSKRPVLEAVKTSLDNSLYNAKVGYLTPGDKVVRTELNVSSVQKLARVVFLLEMLLRNLETGTVNTKRELYYMCKGEIKGNPRLKPLDFEDQPESDSIIDFIGDMLEVYREELNVFANDRGGQTYSQQLVVTETLADGDKAVIDLSTLGTSPFQPKNKPQALKLKAKKKIDFCLIVESEGTANTLVTMGFTKRNNCIVMGAQGVPSNGVRGWAKLIQEELDVPMYFFGDLDAYTMQNIYRTLKAGSAASLIRNADFSAPNVKFLGVLPEDVKKYDLPHYKVKESDPAEARALKKAKDALENDPFFLDKKNKNLADILRWLIKEKIRCEQQSFFSVDPKDPIKTEKLILEKIKRGSYV is encoded by the coding sequence ATGGCAAAACTACTCAGCATTCGCGATTTGAAAATTGATATTCCTAAAGAAGCCCGCATTCTTGCGGACAAGATGCTGAAAGACCTGGAGTCCTCCAAGCGTCCGGTTCTTGAGGCGGTGAAAACTTCTTTGGACAACTCTTTGTACAACGCCAAAGTGGGCTACCTGACTCCGGGGGACAAGGTTGTTCGTACTGAGTTGAACGTTTCTTCCGTGCAGAAACTGGCGCGTGTGGTGTTCCTTTTGGAAATGCTTTTGCGCAATCTTGAAACCGGCACCGTGAATACGAAGCGTGAGCTTTATTACATGTGTAAAGGTGAGATCAAAGGCAATCCGCGTTTGAAACCACTGGATTTCGAAGATCAGCCTGAATCCGACTCTATCATCGACTTCATCGGCGATATGCTGGAAGTGTACCGTGAAGAACTGAACGTTTTCGCCAATGACCGTGGTGGGCAGACTTATTCCCAGCAACTGGTTGTGACTGAGACTTTGGCAGACGGGGACAAGGCCGTGATCGACCTTTCCACTTTGGGAACGTCTCCATTCCAGCCAAAGAACAAACCTCAGGCGCTGAAGCTGAAGGCAAAAAAGAAAATCGATTTCTGTCTGATCGTGGAATCCGAAGGTACGGCGAATACGCTGGTAACCATGGGCTTCACCAAACGTAACAACTGTATCGTGATGGGTGCTCAAGGGGTTCCATCCAACGGTGTGCGTGGCTGGGCAAAACTGATCCAGGAAGAATTGGATGTTCCAATGTACTTCTTCGGGGATCTCGATGCGTACACCATGCAGAATATCTATCGTACTTTGAAAGCCGGTTCCGCCGCGTCTTTGATCCGTAATGCTGACTTCTCCGCACCGAACGTGAAGTTCCTGGGCGTGTTGCCGGAAGACGTGAAAAAATACGATCTGCCTCACTACAAAGTGAAAGAATCCGATCCGGCAGAAGCGCGCGCTTTGAAAAAAGCCAAAGATGCGCTGGAAAACGATCCGTTCTTCCTGGATAAAAAGAACAAAAATCTGGCGGACATCCTGCGCTGGTTGATCAAAGAAAAGATTCGTTGCGAGCAGCAGTCCTTCTTCTCTGTCGACCCGAAAGATCCAATCAAGACAGAAAAGCTGATTCTTGAGAAAATCAAACGCGGATCTTACGTTTAA
- a CDS encoding methyltransferase produces MSSLNPHFTFNYSQPEEYRFSHDSVFLARQVFELLNEDLGTMTALDLCSGCGIVGLDFLYHCKSENRAYPSGFDFMEVQDVYREHFEKNRAAFGDNPPSVNFVNQNYESLRTAEFSGRYDLILSNPPYFRINQGKLSPSEFKNRCRFFIDSDFTNLIRGIDAALKPQGRAYILLRDLQDHGWNPLEEARRLLNGHREIKKVADIRGTPLVLIS; encoded by the coding sequence ATGAGCTCCCTGAACCCGCATTTCACCTTTAACTACTCCCAACCCGAGGAATACCGTTTTTCCCATGATTCGGTGTTTTTGGCGCGTCAGGTGTTTGAGCTTTTGAACGAGGATCTGGGCACCATGACCGCCCTGGATCTGTGTTCCGGCTGCGGGATCGTGGGCCTTGATTTTCTGTATCACTGCAAATCAGAAAACCGCGCCTATCCTTCCGGATTTGATTTCATGGAAGTGCAGGATGTTTATCGCGAGCACTTTGAAAAAAATCGGGCCGCCTTTGGCGACAACCCGCCTTCAGTGAATTTCGTAAATCAGAATTACGAATCGCTGCGGACCGCTGAATTCAGCGGCCGCTATGATCTGATTCTGAGCAACCCGCCTTACTTCCGCATCAATCAGGGAAAGCTTTCGCCCTCAGAGTTTAAAAACCGCTGTCGTTTCTTTATTGATTCTGATTTTACAAATTTGATTCGTGGAATCGATGCGGCACTGAAACCACAGGGTCGCGCTTATATTTTACTGCGCGATTTACAGGATCACGGCTGGAATCCTTTGGAAGAAGCCCGTCGTCTGCTCAACGGACACCGTGAAATAAAAAAGGTGGCCGACATTCGCGGCACACCTTTGGTTTTAATCAGCTAA
- a CDS encoding energy transducer TonB codes for MSNKQFSLSLNISRSVTLSVLLHGGLFALAVGMAAPEVLPLPVGVELQYGDGGTVQAPKHEQQVKAAKMKAPVVADNSEGPAIKSEKVTEAAPQPVANGKAAGSLAGTSDKGGLEGREGVVNGSEVSPEQRYLYEIKKLLERRKRYPMLAKKMGQTGKVTMRFTLAQDGSLLTSEIVEKTPYDSLNQAALDLVKGIHGLKPFPQEIQRGSWSITVPIEYVLN; via the coding sequence ATGTCCAATAAACAATTCTCATTATCTTTGAATATCAGCCGTTCCGTGACCCTGTCGGTGCTTTTGCATGGCGGGCTGTTCGCGCTGGCGGTGGGTATGGCGGCTCCGGAAGTGCTTCCGCTGCCCGTGGGCGTGGAGCTTCAGTACGGCGATGGCGGCACGGTTCAGGCTCCAAAGCACGAACAACAAGTCAAGGCCGCGAAGATGAAAGCCCCGGTGGTGGCCGACAACTCCGAAGGCCCGGCCATCAAGTCTGAGAAAGTAACGGAAGCGGCTCCGCAACCTGTTGCTAACGGGAAGGCGGCGGGTTCCTTGGCGGGGACTTCTGACAAAGGGGGCCTGGAAGGCCGTGAAGGGGTTGTCAACGGAAGTGAAGTGTCGCCGGAGCAGCGTTACCTTTACGAGATCAAAAAGCTGCTGGAGCGCCGTAAGCGCTATCCAATGCTCGCCAAAAAAATGGGTCAGACCGGAAAAGTCACCATGCGCTTTACACTGGCGCAGGATGGTTCCTTGCTGACCAGTGAGATCGTGGAAAAGACTCCGTATGATTCTTTAAATCAGGCGGCCCTGGATCTGGTCAAAGGCATCCATGGTTTGAAGCCTTTCCCGCAGGAAATCCAAAGAGGCTCCTGGTCGATCACAGTTCCTATCGAGTACGTGTTGAACTAA
- a CDS encoding ArnT family glycosyltransferase — MTEHPSKDTPVIREFWKRQNLSKKVTILFILTLFFRAFFSLNIGLIDDEAYHWSWAKWPQLSYFDHPAMIAWLEAITTSAFGDTYLGVRLPGFLCFVGTVILLYKLTRDLFDDWAAIFVGVVLLWSPFWGFGGYVASPEPPFMFCWVAASYVFWQGVREDGKAWSVKKTWIWLGILMGLGLNSKFIIALLAPGFGLYLLATPSRRKDLLTPWPWVGLLIATVLATPIFLWNHLHEWPGFKYQFHDRHTGAKFDIGRWLVFFGAQLLFATPFLYVMIALAFVTSFIKRHEARWRFLLCLTLPSIAIFYPQPLWAEYKPHWSGAAYTLLLMGAGAIWSQGLVWGRRQVVQARSKVFTWGIGAFFVLLALISYTPFAYPWIPKAYKLFNPNGEWQTTYDFSNEFTGWEDLGRYVNRRQREIHAESGSKPFIAAHRYENTAQTTWGTKQKVYMLSSTVSHYTVMQSPEEMNNLKGQNAIFVSTEKYPADPMEWAAWDGCDKETLKTFRHGIHARTFNVYFCRNFQGITK, encoded by the coding sequence ATGACCGAACACCCCAGCAAGGACACCCCTGTGATTCGTGAATTCTGGAAGCGCCAAAACCTCTCGAAAAAAGTCACCATCCTGTTCATTTTGACACTGTTTTTCCGAGCTTTTTTCTCGCTGAATATCGGCCTGATTGATGACGAGGCTTACCACTGGTCCTGGGCCAAATGGCCCCAGCTTTCCTATTTTGACCACCCGGCCATGATTGCGTGGCTTGAAGCCATCACCACCAGTGCTTTTGGTGACACCTATCTGGGGGTGCGTCTGCCGGGCTTCCTGTGCTTTGTGGGCACGGTCATTCTGCTTTACAAACTGACTCGCGATTTGTTTGACGACTGGGCGGCTATTTTTGTCGGCGTTGTTTTGCTGTGGTCCCCGTTCTGGGGCTTTGGCGGCTATGTGGCATCTCCGGAACCTCCCTTCATGTTCTGCTGGGTGGCGGCATCCTACGTATTCTGGCAGGGCGTGCGTGAAGACGGCAAAGCCTGGAGCGTGAAAAAAACCTGGATCTGGCTGGGCATCCTGATGGGCCTGGGTCTGAATTCAAAATTCATCATCGCCCTTTTGGCGCCGGGTTTTGGCCTGTATCTGCTGGCGACACCTTCCCGCCGCAAGGACCTTTTAACGCCGTGGCCGTGGGTGGGGTTGCTGATTGCGACTGTTCTGGCGACACCGATCTTCCTGTGGAATCACCTGCATGAGTGGCCGGGTTTCAAATATCAGTTCCATGATCGTCACACGGGCGCCAAATTTGATATCGGCCGCTGGCTGGTGTTCTTCGGAGCTCAGTTGCTGTTTGCCACTCCGTTCCTGTACGTGATGATCGCGCTGGCGTTTGTCACTTCATTCATTAAACGCCACGAGGCGCGCTGGAGATTCCTGCTGTGCCTGACCCTGCCTTCGATTGCGATCTTCTATCCACAGCCGCTTTGGGCGGAATACAAGCCCCACTGGAGTGGTGCGGCCTACACCCTGCTGTTGATGGGTGCGGGGGCGATCTGGTCTCAGGGTTTGGTATGGGGTCGTCGTCAAGTTGTTCAGGCGCGAAGCAAAGTCTTCACCTGGGGTATTGGCGCCTTCTTTGTGCTGCTGGCTTTGATCAGCTACACACCGTTTGCTTATCCGTGGATTCCTAAAGCGTACAAACTGTTCAACCCCAATGGCGAGTGGCAGACCACCTATGACTTCAGTAACGAATTCACCGGCTGGGAAGACCTGGGGCGCTATGTGAATCGTCGTCAGCGTGAAATCCACGCAGAAAGCGGCAGCAAACCGTTCATCGCGGCTCACCGCTATGAAAACACGGCGCAGACCACCTGGGGCACAAAACAGAAAGTGTACATGCTAAGTTCTACGGTCAGTCATTACACCGTGATGCAGTCCCCGGAAGAAATGAACAATCTGAAGGGACAAAACGCGATCTTCGTCAGCACGGAAAAATATCCGGCCGATCCGATGGAGTGGGCCGCTTGGGATGGTTGCGACAAAGAGACCTTGAAAACATTCCGTCACGGCATCCACGCAAGAACCTTCAACGTGTACTTCTGCCGCAACTTCCAGGGCATCACGAAATAG
- a CDS encoding MBL fold metallo-hydrolase gives MKLTLIAVAGLFVFLGCQSFRYHDPQKPHRGETQFYNNYDNSPKASFWKWQWERLTGPHKDEAPFRPPVLKTDTEYLRQNKSETTLTWIGHSSFLLQLHGKNVVTDPVFSERVSPVSFMGPKRLVALPFEQKELPPVDVVLVSHAHYDHLDLKTLRELNKHNQGKTLFLVPLGNADLLKSEGIENVKELDWWEQFSLDGLTITFTPAQHWTQRSLWDRNQTLWGGWHVQSEKFKFFYAGDTGYSKDFSDVHSRFGDVDLALIPIGAYEPRWFMGKQHVDPDGAVKIHKDLHSRLSIGVHWGTFRLSDEPMAEPPQELAAARDRAGIPESGFRVMMHGEVLKLDNRK, from the coding sequence ATGAAATTGACCTTGATCGCTGTGGCCGGGTTGTTTGTGTTTTTGGGGTGCCAAAGTTTCCGTTATCATGACCCCCAGAAACCACATCGCGGGGAAACCCAGTTTTACAACAACTATGACAATTCCCCGAAAGCCAGCTTTTGGAAGTGGCAGTGGGAGCGTTTGACGGGACCGCATAAAGACGAAGCGCCGTTTCGTCCGCCTGTGCTGAAAACAGACACAGAATATTTGCGCCAGAATAAAAGTGAAACCACACTGACCTGGATCGGGCACAGCTCTTTCCTGCTGCAGTTGCACGGAAAAAATGTTGTCACTGATCCGGTCTTCTCGGAACGCGTGTCTCCGGTCAGTTTCATGGGGCCGAAACGCCTGGTGGCTTTGCCTTTTGAGCAAAAAGAACTGCCGCCGGTGGATGTGGTTCTGGTTTCCCACGCCCACTATGATCATCTTGATTTAAAAACCCTGCGTGAACTGAACAAACATAATCAGGGAAAGACTCTGTTCCTGGTTCCGTTGGGAAATGCGGACCTTTTGAAATCCGAAGGAATTGAAAACGTCAAAGAACTCGACTGGTGGGAACAATTCAGCCTGGATGGACTGACGATCACTTTCACGCCCGCTCAGCACTGGACCCAGCGCAGTCTTTGGGATCGTAATCAGACTTTATGGGGTGGCTGGCACGTGCAGTCAGAAAAATTCAAATTCTTCTATGCCGGCGACACCGGTTATTCGAAGGATTTTTCAGACGTGCACAGTCGTTTTGGAGACGTGGATCTGGCGCTGATTCCAATCGGTGCTTATGAACCACGCTGGTTCATGGGAAAGCAGCATGTGGATCCGGATGGAGCAGTTAAAATTCACAAGGATCTTCATTCCCGCCTGAGCATTGGGGTACACTGGGGCACTTTCCGCCTCAGTGATGAACCCATGGCTGAGCCGCCTCAGGAATTGGCGGCGGCAAGGGATCGTGCCGGAATCCCCGAGAGTGGTTTTCGCGTGATGATGCACGGTGAAGTTTTGAAATTGGACAATAGAAAATAG
- the aspA gene encoding aspartate ammonia-lyase — MEKFRVEKDLLGEKKVPAEAYYGIHTVRAMENFQISGIPVGGNQSFVRGLALVKKACALANGELGTIPADVSKSLVEACDIVLQDPKKWGQQFPSDVYQGGAGTSINMNANEVIANIALEKRGLQKGTYSVINPNDHVNKCQSTNDAYPTAFRVALYEHLNGTLAALDSLALAFEKKGKEFQSVLKMGRTQLQDAVPMSLGQEFNAFATLLKEDGRLTRTVQKFMLEVNLGATAIGTGINTPPGYAALAVQKLAEVTGHPFVQSEDYIEATSDCGAYIIISGALKRTAVKLSKICNDLRLLSSGPRAGLKEINLPEMQAGSSIMPAKVNPVIPEVVNQVSFKIIGNDLAITLAAEAGQLQLNVMEPVIASSLFESLDLLKNACETLEHKCVKGITANPERCRDYVMNSIGIVTYLDPIIGHDEGDRIGKICAETGRNVAEVALERGVVTQAQLDELFSMENLLNPKYVGKKH; from the coding sequence ATGGAAAAGTTCCGCGTAGAAAAAGATTTGCTGGGTGAAAAGAAAGTCCCTGCGGAAGCTTATTACGGTATTCACACCGTGCGTGCGATGGAAAACTTCCAGATTTCCGGCATCCCGGTAGGGGGCAATCAAAGTTTTGTGCGTGGTCTGGCGCTGGTGAAAAAAGCCTGCGCACTGGCCAATGGCGAGTTGGGCACCATCCCGGCGGATGTTTCCAAGTCCCTGGTGGAAGCCTGTGACATTGTTTTACAGGATCCGAAAAAATGGGGTCAGCAGTTTCCGTCTGACGTGTATCAGGGCGGCGCCGGGACTTCCATCAATATGAACGCCAATGAAGTGATTGCCAATATCGCGCTGGAAAAACGCGGTTTGCAAAAAGGCACCTATTCTGTGATCAATCCCAACGATCATGTGAATAAATGCCAGTCCACCAATGATGCGTATCCGACGGCTTTCCGAGTGGCGCTGTACGAACATCTGAATGGAACTTTGGCGGCACTGGATTCACTGGCTTTGGCCTTTGAGAAAAAAGGCAAAGAATTCCAGAGCGTTCTAAAAATGGGTCGCACGCAGTTGCAGGACGCGGTTCCGATGTCCCTGGGACAGGAGTTCAACGCCTTTGCCACTTTGCTGAAAGAAGACGGCCGTCTGACCCGCACAGTTCAGAAATTCATGCTGGAGGTGAATCTGGGGGCGACGGCGATCGGCACCGGCATTAATACACCTCCGGGATATGCTGCTTTGGCGGTGCAAAAGCTGGCTGAAGTTACCGGTCATCCTTTCGTACAGTCAGAAGATTACATCGAAGCTACCAGCGACTGTGGTGCTTACATCATCATTTCCGGTGCCCTGAAGCGCACGGCTGTGAAGCTTTCCAAAATCTGCAATGACTTGCGTTTGCTCAGTTCCGGTCCGCGTGCGGGTTTAAAGGAGATCAATCTGCCGGAAATGCAGGCCGGTTCTTCGATTATGCCTGCGAAAGTCAATCCGGTGATTCCGGAAGTTGTGAATCAGGTCAGCTTCAAAATCATCGGCAATGATCTGGCGATCACGCTGGCTGCTGAAGCTGGTCAATTGCAGTTGAATGTCATGGAGCCCGTCATTGCCTCCAGCTTGTTTGAGTCTTTGGATCTTTTGAAAAATGCCTGTGAAACCCTGGAGCACAAATGTGTGAAGGGCATCACCGCAAATCCCGAGCGTTGCCGTGATTATGTGATGAACAGCATTGGTATTGTGACATATCTGGACCCGATCATTGGTCACGACGAAGGGGACCGCATTGGTAAGATCTGTGCAGAGACCGGTCGCAATGTCGCGGAAGTCGCTCTTGAGCGGGGAGTGGTGACTCAGGCGCAGTTGGATGAGTTGTTCTCAATGGAAAATCTGCTGAACCCGAAGTACGTCGGGAAGAAGCACTAA
- a CDS encoding FUSC family protein — MSLRHHIDEVLRIQPMPSPWPRMFVCAFATAFPLVIGSIMGQLPVAIFGSLMGFLLPLNDHLGTLGHRLWTITLTFLMMAAGLSLGILTHKHNALFIPTLLGLVYWLGLMGGGKGAELERALLFSIFQVLAGAYAGDLQKYFVPIVSYAFLGYLCVFVSLGILVFLRRHQPNPFARLRTTLKESMTTEKSRHLYATGYAMAILLSLIAVDVLKVDHGYWAVGTVLIIMRPEIKQSVYRSIQRFLGTLVGVIVADVIIYAEPPLWLAILILALVSFWGPWSIIRSYWLGSAVMAVMLLLILDMPNLERGDLHTPMIRLTATGIGCILALVGILVVNPQVLFRRRS, encoded by the coding sequence ATGAGTCTGCGCCATCACATCGATGAAGTTCTGCGAATCCAGCCGATGCCATCTCCGTGGCCTCGCATGTTCGTCTGCGCTTTTGCGACGGCCTTTCCTTTGGTGATTGGCTCAATCATGGGGCAACTGCCGGTGGCGATCTTCGGCTCTTTGATGGGCTTTCTGCTGCCTTTGAATGATCATTTGGGGACCTTGGGACATCGCCTGTGGACGATCACTCTGACATTCCTGATGATGGCGGCCGGGCTTTCTTTGGGCATCCTGACCCACAAACACAACGCTCTTTTCATTCCCACACTGCTGGGCCTGGTTTACTGGCTGGGGCTCATGGGCGGAGGCAAGGGTGCGGAACTTGAGCGCGCTTTGCTGTTTTCAATCTTTCAGGTGCTGGCCGGGGCTTACGCCGGGGATCTGCAAAAATATTTCGTCCCGATCGTGAGCTATGCTTTCCTGGGTTATCTGTGCGTCTTTGTTTCTCTGGGCATTTTGGTGTTTTTGCGCCGGCACCAGCCCAATCCCTTTGCGCGGCTTCGCACCACCTTGAAAGAATCCATGACCACGGAAAAGTCCCGGCATTTGTATGCCACCGGATATGCGATGGCGATTCTGCTGAGTCTGATTGCCGTGGATGTACTGAAGGTGGATCACGGCTACTGGGCGGTGGGCACCGTGCTGATTATTATGCGTCCGGAGATCAAACAAAGCGTCTATCGCAGCATTCAGCGATTCCTGGGAACATTAGTGGGTGTGATCGTCGCTGATGTGATTATTTATGCCGAGCCGCCGTTGTGGCTGGCTATTTTGATTTTGGCTCTGGTGAGCTTCTGGGGGCCATGGTCCATCATCCGCAGCTACTGGCTGGGGTCGGCGGTCATGGCTGTGATGTTATTGCTTATTCTGGATATGCCCAATCTGGAACGGGGTGATTTGCACACCCCGATGATTCGCCTGACAGCCACGGGCATCGGCTGCATTCTGGCCCTGGTCGGCATCCTGGTGGTGAACCCCCAGGTGCTTTTCCGGCGCCGCAGTTAG
- a CDS encoding DsbA family oxidoreductase — translation MKKKIKLELVVDIVCPWCYVGKTTLFKAMESVKDEYDFDVSVLPFQLDPGTPAEGVPRAVYLAAKFGNSERFQMAEQRVIQAAAAAGAELHFDKMQVQINTMDCHRLIWWAGTRQNQVAVTNEIYKAYYAEALDLSQREVLASVMARVGYDKNEVLTFLQSEQGFNEVAALIDEAYALGISGVPFVILNREAGISGAQPLEVFLQAFQQV, via the coding sequence ATGAAAAAGAAAATCAAACTTGAACTGGTGGTCGATATTGTTTGTCCGTGGTGTTATGTCGGAAAAACAACACTGTTTAAGGCCATGGAATCTGTCAAAGATGAGTATGACTTTGATGTGAGCGTTCTTCCGTTTCAATTGGATCCGGGCACTCCGGCAGAAGGCGTTCCCCGAGCTGTGTATCTGGCTGCCAAGTTTGGAAATAGCGAACGTTTTCAAATGGCAGAGCAACGGGTGATTCAAGCGGCCGCCGCCGCGGGCGCTGAACTTCATTTTGATAAAATGCAGGTGCAGATCAATACGATGGACTGCCATCGTCTGATCTGGTGGGCGGGCACTCGACAAAATCAGGTCGCGGTCACCAATGAGATTTATAAGGCCTACTATGCAGAGGCTTTGGATCTGTCCCAGCGCGAAGTTTTAGCCAGCGTGATGGCACGAGTGGGCTATGACAAGAATGAGGTTCTGACATTCCTGCAAAGCGAGCAGGGCTTCAACGAAGTGGCCGCGCTGATTGACGAGGCTTATGCACTGGGAATCAGCGGGGTGCCGTTTGTTATTTTAAATCGGGAGGCTGGAATTTCAGGAGCTCAGCCACTCGAGGTGTTTTTGCAGGCTTTTCAACAAGTTTAA